A genomic window from Silene latifolia isolate original U9 population chromosome Y, ASM4854445v1, whole genome shotgun sequence includes:
- the LOC141630987 gene encoding uncharacterized protein LOC141630987: MKPNGVTDEQLQLRAFPFSLKDAANDWLYYLPTGSITTWNQMKKDFLEKYFPASLSSQLKKEISNVEQMDGENLYEYWERFKQLLASCPYHGYTDHDLLLNFFGGLLKDDARMIKASTQGGIEYMSVQEANELIERLVGSSRNFGRRIRKTSGTSSSRQSSNHMEEKVDFLTNLVKELTKGSGNASYVKFCGLCNDPTHPTDGCPSLQTEEAIEAVKAIGFRKFDPYSNTYNEGWKSHPNMGASINVLPNYLYESLKLGPLKPTRTVISLADRSNIYPKGIVEDVLVKVGEMLFPADFFLIEMEPEKGATPILLGRPFMRTSNTKIDVSSGHLTMEF; this comes from the exons atgaagccTAATGGGGTTACCGATGAGCAACTTCAACTAAGGGCCTTCCCTTTTTCACTCAAGGATGCGGCAAACGATTGGCTTTATTATCTCCCTACCGGGAGCATCACCACTTGGAATCAAATGAAGAAAGATTTCTTAGAAAAGTATTTTCCCGCTAGTCTCTCAtctcaattgaagaaagaaataagtaatgtTGAACAAATGGATGGGGAGAACttatatgagtattgggagaggtttaaaCAACTTCTTGCTAGTTGCCCATACCATGGATATACCGACCACGACCTCCTTTTGAACTTTTTTGGTGGTCTACTTAAGGATGATGCTAGGATGATTAAAGCCTCTACCCAAGGAGGGATTGAATATATGTCGGTCCAAGAAGCAAATGAGTTGATTGAAAGATTGGTAGGAAGCTCTAGGAATTTTGGGAGGAGAATTAGGAAGACAAGTGGGACATCTTCTTCAAGGCAAAGCTCCAACCATATGGAGGAGAAAGTTGATTTCCTTACCAATTTGGTCAAGGAACTTACAAAAGGAAGTGGGAATGCTTCTTATGTGAAATTTTGTGGTCTTTGTAATGACCCAACTCATCCCACCGATGGGTGTCCATCTTTGCAAACGGAGGAGGCAATTGAAGCGGTGAAGGCTATTGGATTTAGGAAGTTTGACCCCTACTCTAACACTTACAATGAAGGGTGGAAATCTCATCCAAATATGG GTGCATCTATTAATGTCTTGCCCAATTACCTTTATGAGTCTCTCAAGTTAGGGCCTTTGAAACCGACTCGTACGGTCATTTCTTTGGCTGATAGGTCCAATATCTATCCTAAGGGAATTGTGGAAGATGTCTTGGTAAAGGTGGGGGAAATGCTTTTCCCCGCTGACTTCTTTTTGATTGAAATGGAACCCGAGAAAGGCGCCACTCCCattttgttgggaaggcctttcatgagaacctcCAACACCAAGATTGATGTATCTAGTGGACACCTCACAATGGAATTTTAA